The Phaeocystidibacter marisrubri genomic interval ACCTGAAGCAATGGAGGAAGCTTCTGTAATGATGGTTGGTATGGATCCAGAACGAATCATGCAAGGTCTTACCCAATTGAGTTCTCAGAACTTAGAGAATAGAAACTTTAGACCTGTAGCGGATTACTCTATGCCGAATGTGGGTGAAAAAGTAGTTCGAATCATTCTATCCTATACCTCGTACATTAATCGTGTGGTTTGGCAGAAGAGATGAGGATACTTTTCTCAAATAACAGTGCTTGGTCCGTTTATAATTTCCGTCGCAAAATGCTGGCGGAGATTAGAGAGTCTATGGGGTGTGAGATTCACGTTTTGTGCCCTTGGGATGAAGTATACTCCAACCTTCTAAAAGAGGAAGGCTTTGTGGTTCATCGTCTTGATTTTCACAATAACGACGCTTCATTTTCCAATCAGATACGATTGTTTTTGAAGTATAGAACCATCTATAAACAGATAGCACCTGATGTGATTTTGCACAATGCCATCTTGCCTAATATTTACGGTTCTTTGGCAGCTAGGTTGAATGGCATCCCGGTTATCAATAATGTTTCTGGTCTTGGTTCTGCCTTTATCAAAGGGGGCTTAACATGGAAGTTGATCAAAATACTCTACAAGTTGAGTCAGAGAAAAGCCGATCATATTTTCTTTCAGAATGAAGATGATCAAGCCTATTTCGTTCAGCATATCCTTGGCCGTAGAACCAATTATTCTCTCCTTCCTGGTTCAGGCGTTGACATCGACCGGTTCCATCCAAAGCACCGAACATTTGGGACGAATGACAGTACGGAGCTGTGCTTTGTAGGTAGAGTTATCAAGGACAAAGGAGTAGTGGAATATGTGGATGCCATCAAAATTCTTCGTTCAGAAGGCGTGGATGCCAAGTTCCACATTCTCGGTGGATTGGATGAGATGCAGATAACAGGAATCTCTCGCGCCACCGTTTCTCAATGGCAGTCTGACGGTTTGATTATTTACCATGCACAAACGGATAGTCCTGAATTAGAGCTGGGTAAGTATGATGCCATTGTACTTCCTTCCTATCGGGAAGGAATGTCCAGAGTCTTGCTCGAAGCAAGTAGTTCAGGGGTGCCGATTATTACTACCAATGTACCGGGCTGTAGACAAGCGGTGATCGCAGATGAAAGTGGATTTCTTTGTGAGCCAAAAGACGTAAATTCTCTCCAGCAAGCGATTTTAAAACTTTTGGGTAAATCCAAAGGTGAGCGATTGCAAATGGGGGATAGAGGAAGGAAGCTAGCGGAAGATACTTTTGATGAAAAGTGGGTGGTAGGTAGCTATCTAGATCAAATAAAAAAATTGACTCAATCCAACTAACTGTCTGATGTTTCAGCTTGACAACATTACGCTAGCGGTACTTTTCTCAGTTTTTGTACTGCTAGAAATGCTCTATATATGGATCGCACCGCGCATTGGAATAGTAGATGTTCCATCAGGTCGATCTTCGCATTCCACACTGACCATTAGAGGAGGGGGGATTATCTTTCCGATTTCTATTTTCATAGGGTTAATAGTATCCCAGAATAGCAGTGTGATGGATCATGCCGCTTGGGTCGTATCAGGCTTATTTACCATTTCTGTCATCAGCTTCATTGATGATAAATACACCATTAAGCCGCTATCTCGTTTGGTGGTTCATATCCTATCGGTCGTACTTCTCTTATGGGGGATGGGATTTGATTCGCAACCATGG includes:
- a CDS encoding glycosyltransferase family 4 protein, which codes for MRILFSNNSAWSVYNFRRKMLAEIRESMGCEIHVLCPWDEVYSNLLKEEGFVVHRLDFHNNDASFSNQIRLFLKYRTIYKQIAPDVILHNAILPNIYGSLAARLNGIPVINNVSGLGSAFIKGGLTWKLIKILYKLSQRKADHIFFQNEDDQAYFVQHILGRRTNYSLLPGSGVDIDRFHPKHRTFGTNDSTELCFVGRVIKDKGVVEYVDAIKILRSEGVDAKFHILGGLDEMQITGISRATVSQWQSDGLIIYHAQTDSPELELGKYDAIVLPSYREGMSRVLLEASSSGVPIITTNVPGCRQAVIADESGFLCEPKDVNSLQQAILKLLGKSKGERLQMGDRGRKLAEDTFDEKWVVGSYLDQIKKLTQSN